The DNA sequence aattattatactaataACTACTTGGGAGACAGTATGGAAAATGATACAAAAATAAAGTCAGATTGTTGTTCATAATAGCTCGCTaagttggagaagaaagatagaaaggaacaaaagaaacaaagaaatccCTACGCCCAATAGACAGTGTGATAGTATACAAGCTCTGTAGCCGCTAACTCCAGAGCAACAAGTCCCTTTCAACCTGTTCATTAGTCGCTGAATCCGCGCTTCTTTGGGTTATTGGGTCTTGAGCTGAGTCGCATTGCCTCATTTTCCTTCTCAAGCATTGTGACTCTTTCGCGAAGGCTCTGAAGAGAGCGCATAACGTCGCCATGTCCGCTGCTTGGTGGTTTACCATGTTCCGATGCAGGTGATGGGCGGTCCGAATCGGATTTGTCACTCGTCTTCTCGGAACCAGCGCTTTTGGAAGTCCCTCGAACTGGCCTGAATTCCTCAAACTTGACTGTGGTCCTTTGCACAGGCTCATTCATAACTGTTGGACGAGTCTGGTTCAgtttctcatcttcaaacaATGGAGGATGATTGTGCCAGCCTCTCTTGACGCATGCATCACAATACAATTCCGTTTTTCGCTCCGATAGCTCCGGAACGCATGTTTGGTGGTATGATCGGCAGCAGGCACCGCAATCTAATAACATGTTGCCTGGCTTGCGGCAAGTATAGCATAACGGGTTATGTGGTGAGCCGCTCTCTATAAACTGTTAGTTGTTTAGATTCCCATTAACACGTCGTCATAGCTATGATACCAAAAGATATCAAGCTGCTTTTAAAAGAGCGGATGGCTATTCCAAATCAGGACATTGTACTGGGGATATTAAAAAATTGCATAGTCTCATCTACTCGCCGCAAAAATGAAAGATTAATAAGGATACTCACTCTTCCATGCGTGGTATATTATTCTCTGTTCACTCATTGTCAGTTGTTTTCCTGGCGATGCGTAACTGGCGATTCTGTAGCCAGCGATGACGGGATATTTGTTTGTCTCTGATGCTGACATGCGCTGTCTTTTGGCGAGAGAGTGCGAGGATTCCGCCATGGCGCTTTCTTGGCAGTAAATGGGTAACGAAGTATCAAAAATCTACTGTTAGAATGTGGTATTAGGACATGAACAAGGCAGCGGCGTTTATTGCAATAGGCATGGGCAGGATCAATATGATGGAGAGGCAAATGAAAGGATGAGAGCATGTATGGCTGGCTAAGCAGCATTTGCCGAAAGGAGGAAAGACGGGATATTTAGCCCAAAGAAGCAACGTCATCCTCCCGATATTAGCCCGCCCAGCCTTCCGGGGGTGATTGATGAGACTAGATGAAAGTAAATTGCCCGTTTGCCTTTCCTGCCTCATGTGACATCAATGAAACTACTCAATGTCCTTTCAATCCATAACCCGGCTCAAGGGTCGATTTCTTGCCTCAACGGGTAACATCCTCCATTGCCAGTCACCAACACCACTCCCGAGTCCCCAACTGTTCTCATTGCCTGAGCCAGGCGGACATAGTATACGGAGTAGGACTGAgtgtacatacatacatgcgCACATTTGCTGCGAACGGCAATGTCCCCCGGATCAGCTTGTCAACGATGCAGAAAGCGGCACATCAAGGTACGTGCTTATCGTGTCTCTGATTTCCTTGGTAACCGCCGTTGTGGACAATACTCTAATTGATAGCACATCAGTGCGATGGAACACGACCTAGTTGCAAGCAGTGTGTGTCTGCAAAACATGAATGTCCCGGGTACAATGAAGATTGGAAGTTCATCAACAATGGGTCCAAACTGCCTCAcaagagacagaagaggcAATCTTCTCGATCCACAAAGATACAGCCCACAAATGAATTCTCTGATACGACTGAAAATACATCCATGATACAGGAAGGTTCTATCATAGAATCTCGCCATGGCAGCGGGCTGTTGTCCATCCAACGGACAGAATCTTTAGACATCTCTTCCTTAAACTTCcccaaagcagcagaaacTACGTTGCAGAACTTGGATCCGTCCATGTCATTACCAGTGGACTTTCACTTCGATGTCGGCGACAGCAATAACGTTCACGAAACAGGTGTGGGCAATCTACCTGCCAACTTCCAAACTTCTGGACCAGCTCCGGAGGTATCACCGGGATTGCTCTCTTCTACATCAAATAGCGAGTTTGAAATGGGGCTTGCTGCCCTAGCCTCGGAGTTTATGCTCGAGAGCGAACAAGAGATCGTTTTCCTTCTTCGGCATTATGTTGACAACTTGGCCCCGTGGTATGTCTCCACTATATCATACCTACTTACCTTTGACCCTTTTAATCAGTAACAGGCTAGGCATTTTCGACGAGAAATGTTTCTTTCAGACTCGCATCCCTCGCCTCGTTGGGACTAACCCTGCCTTGAAGTACGCAGTAGCAGCGCTTTCTGCTAAACATCTGAGTCATGTGGGTGGCTTTCGAGCCACGAATTGCGGCTTACGGAGCACGTTGGCCTTGACGGAAATGTATCCCAGCGCAGGTCATGTGGACTGGGCATTCAAAGCTGCCAACTACTATCACCAGGCAGCTACAAGCTCTCAGCAGCAGTCACAACTCTACGATACGATTGGCGATACGTCGCTTTTGGATGTGGCAACAGCAAGCAGTGCTATTTTGACAGTTTATGAATTGATTGATTCGAACTACGATGAGTTCCACGCGTAAGtatccatctcctccgtGTTAATCAAAGAACCCCATTTGCTTCACCAATCTcgttgatgaagatgtatCAAGGGAAAAGTTATCCAACACCTCAATTCTGTTATTCATCACTCCAGCCATAGCGAGGactactgatgctactgcaATTGAAGAGCTGGATAATG is a window from the Trichoderma atroviride chromosome 5, complete sequence genome containing:
- a CDS encoding uncharacterized protein (EggNog:ENOG41) gives rise to the protein MSPGSACQRCRKRHIKCDGTRPSCKQCVSAKHECPGYNEDWKFINNGSKLPHKRQKRQSSRSTKIQPTNEFSDTTENTSMIQEGSIIESRHGSGLLSIQRTESLDISSLNFPKAAETTLQNLDPSMSLPVDFHFDVGDSNNVHETGVGNLPANFQTSGPAPEVSPGLLSSTSNSEFEMGLAALASEFMLESEQEIVFLLRHYVDNLAPWLGIFDEKCFFQTRIPRLVGTNPALKYAVAALSAKHLSHVGGFRATNCGLRSTLALTEMYPSAGHVDWAFKAANYYHQAATSSQQQSQLYDTIGDTSLLDVATASSAILTVYELIDSNYDEFHARIHDVKNKLARYPNDTSTTTTKSYFPPFKQPANPAALASYWLCMPNDLLHSYDQKRTPILNFKTSYNNVESHDDAFGAESTSTSRTPWVRLFSLIINIIDQFTTTPSSGDRIMKNPERNSWFYLWGALDNWHSRLDADFEPYSHYTLSSHLTLPQGPQEPVFDEILFPTQVSAATLSYYHFARVLLLLAKPIDQSNPLTLLKDYRERLADIRDNCVKICGIAAGRPGGAARIHSIQPLILAGQCLEDARERRAVVQLLQDIESDTGWPIAAQVGRLQEEWYGSIPQS
- a CDS encoding uncharacterized protein (EggNog:ENOG41), which translates into the protein MAESSHSLAKRQRMSASETNKYPVIAGYRIASYASPGKQLTMSEQRIIYHAWKKSGSPHNPLCYTCRKPGNMLLDCGACCRSYHQTCVPELSERKTELYCDACVKRGWHNHPPLFEDEKLNQTRPTVMNEPVQRTTVKFEEFRPVRGTSKSAGSEKTSDKSDSDRPSPASEHGKPPSSGHGDVMRSLQSLRERVTMLEKENEAMRLSSRPNNPKKRGFSD